The Lycium barbarum isolate Lr01 chromosome 12, ASM1917538v2, whole genome shotgun sequence genome includes a region encoding these proteins:
- the LOC132622309 gene encoding uncharacterized protein LOC132622309: MVDVDRRMTGLNPAHLAGLRRLSARAAASSPSTPVPPRNSLLSFSSLADKVISHLKTSNIHVQTGLSDVEFARAEAEFGFAFPPDLKAVLSAGLPIGPGFPDWRSTGPARFHLRASIDLPIAAISFHIARNALWSKSWGPRPCDPEKAIKIARNALKRAPLLIPIFNHCYIPCNPSLAGNPIFYVDENRIFCCGFDLSDFFDRESSLLFQSNSDPQILSKQRSLSEKSAGSSTNFSRRSLDAFSGGRTPRWVEFWSDAAVDRRRRSSNSSSSCSSSPERYFEMPKSKMPKWVDEYVDNIGSVLKEGGWAESDVKEIVQVSASGFFEGEMILLDNQAVLDALLVKADRFSDSLRKAGWSSEEVSYALGFDYRPEKEKKPAKKLSPELAERIGKLAESVSRSRSSS, translated from the exons atggtTGACGTAGACCGGAGAATGACCGGTTTGAACCCGGCTCACTTAGCCGGTCTGCGCCGTCTCTCCGCTAGAGCCGCCGCTTCTTCACCATCCACTCCTGTTCCTCCACGTAATAGTCTCCTTTCCTTTTCCTCTCTTGCCGATAAAGTTATATCTCATCTCAAAACCTCTAATATCCATGTCCAAACCGGGTTATCCGATGTTGAGTTCGCTAGAGCTGAAGCTGAGTTTGGGTTTGCTTTTCCACCTGACTTAAAAGCGGTTCTGTCAGCCGGTTTACCAATCGGACCGGGTTTTCCTGACTGGCGCTCAACCGGTCCGGCCCGGTTCCATCTTCGTGCTTCTATTGACTTACCCATCGCTGCTATTTCCTTTCATATTGCACGTAATGCTCTTTGGTCTAAGTCCTGGGGACCTAGACCATGTGACCCAGAGAAAGCAATCAAGATTGCAAGAAATGCACTCAAAAGAGCTCCACTTTTAATACCCATTTTTAACCATTGTTATATTCCTTGTAATCCTTCTTTAGCTGGTAACCCAATATTCTACGTGGATGAAAATCGGATTTTCTGCTGTGGGTTTGATCTATCTGATTTCTTTGATCGTGAATCATCTTTATTGTTCCAAAGTAACTCAGATCCTCAGATTTTATCAAAACAACGCTCTTTGAGTGAAAAATCAGCTGGTTCGTCAACCAACTTCTCGAGAAGGAGTCTTGATGCGTTTTCCGGTGGTCGGACACCGCGTTGGGTGGAGTTCTGGAGTGACGCCGCCGTAGATCGGCGGCGGAGGAGCTCCAATTCATCATCCTCATGTTCATCCTCACCGGAAAG GTACTTTGAAATGCCAAAGTCCAAAATGCCTAAATGGGTGGACGAGTACGTAGATAATATCGGGTCAGTTTTGAAAGAAGGCGGGTGGGCTGAATCAGATGTGAAAGAGATAGTACAAGTTTCAGCATCTGGTTTCTTTGAAGGTGAAATGATATTATTGGATAATCAAGCGGTTTTAGATGCTCTCCTTGTGAAAGCGGATCGGTTTTCGGATTCGCTTCGTAAAGCCGGGTGGAGCTCCGAAGAAGTATCTTACGCACTCGGGTTTGATTATCGACCCGAGAAGGAGAAGAAACCGGCTAAGAAGTTGTCACCTGAGTTAGCCGAAAGAATCGGGAAACTGGCTGAGTCGGTATCGCGTTCGCGGTCATCATCATAG